A region of Myxococcus stipitatus DSM 14675 DNA encodes the following proteins:
- a CDS encoding methyl-accepting chemotaxis protein yields the protein MSTPPLPTSGALFWRMYLLRSLITTVGFCPALYVDMQLLSLEGPHAMRILLGVITPLVLGLCAVAQPVVVIPWLLKRAMASQGQERVERLIRIPFKLAFVESMFSWFLGGVLFNGGVALLLDRPLSVVPVGVAVSVSAGLFTSPLLYMLYEQMLMPTVLDAYRRAPSARPAGAGFAPRQLWLLPATVVSALLVTCLTSIVTLNLRLERELAALATDIEVSGATASADRVRATVAPLQRDLVLPVVMFAGYAALGSILTAAWAARRLAKGSRAVGESLEALVEGRAAPPRWVSTDELGDLAATTWQLYQRLQELPRSLSSSAGDLAQAGTRLSEASNQQNQTLSRQAAALHQARATAQEIQQASHVAASRATSILQVAERAASVGRLGEESLLGTEKGLASIRDIAAGLHEQMQDLERRAREVGRVSEVVKALADQSHMLAINAAIEATRAGEHGKGFGVVARQMRELADQSVQATNQVRGLLETMAAAATEATEMTDRGTAGVETALQPLRTSGERLRELAALSRESSSAVRQIAEAVAQQHQGVDQLFAAVRELDELTTDTLRHLDTTQQAATAVTQATGQVAQLAQRYV from the coding sequence ATGTCCACTCCTCCGCTTCCGACCTCTGGCGCGCTGTTCTGGCGGATGTACCTGCTGCGGTCACTCATCACGACGGTGGGTTTCTGTCCGGCCCTCTACGTGGACATGCAATTGCTGTCACTGGAGGGGCCGCACGCGATGCGCATCCTCCTGGGGGTCATCACGCCCCTGGTGTTGGGGTTGTGCGCGGTGGCGCAGCCGGTGGTTGTGATTCCATGGCTCTTGAAGCGGGCCATGGCCTCGCAGGGGCAGGAGCGCGTGGAGCGGTTGATCCGCATCCCGTTCAAGCTCGCGTTCGTGGAGTCGATGTTCTCGTGGTTCCTGGGCGGGGTGCTGTTCAACGGCGGTGTGGCGCTGCTGCTGGACCGCCCGCTGTCGGTGGTGCCGGTGGGCGTGGCGGTGTCGGTGAGCGCGGGTCTGTTCACCAGCCCCCTGCTCTACATGCTCTACGAGCAGATGCTGATGCCCACGGTGCTGGACGCCTACCGTCGCGCGCCGAGCGCCCGTCCCGCGGGAGCGGGCTTCGCGCCCCGGCAGCTGTGGCTCCTGCCCGCCACCGTCGTGTCCGCGCTGCTCGTCACCTGTCTGACGAGCATCGTCACGTTGAACCTGCGGCTGGAGCGGGAGCTGGCGGCGCTGGCGACGGACATCGAGGTCAGCGGGGCCACGGCGTCCGCCGACCGCGTGCGCGCCACGGTGGCGCCGCTGCAGCGGGACCTGGTGCTGCCCGTGGTGATGTTCGCGGGCTACGCGGCGCTGGGCTCCATCCTCACCGCGGCGTGGGCCGCGCGGCGGCTGGCGAAGGGCTCGCGCGCGGTGGGTGAGTCGCTGGAGGCGCTGGTGGAGGGCCGCGCCGCGCCGCCGCGCTGGGTGTCCACGGACGAGCTGGGCGACCTGGCCGCGACGACGTGGCAGCTGTATCAGCGTCTGCAAGAGCTGCCGCGCTCCCTGAGCTCGTCGGCCGGAGACCTGGCGCAGGCGGGCACGCGGCTGTCGGAGGCGAGCAACCAGCAGAACCAGACGCTGTCGCGGCAGGCCGCGGCGCTGCACCAGGCGCGCGCCACCGCGCAGGAGATCCAGCAGGCGTCCCACGTGGCGGCCTCGCGCGCCACCAGCATCCTCCAGGTCGCCGAGCGCGCCGCGTCCGTGGGCCGGCTGGGCGAGGAGTCCCTGCTCGGCACGGAGAAGGGCCTCGCCTCCATCCGGGACATCGCCGCCGGACTGCACGAGCAGATGCAGGACCTGGAGCGGCGCGCCCGCGAGGTGGGCCGCGTGTCGGAGGTCGTCAAGGCGCTGGCGGACCAGTCGCACATGCTGGCCATCAACGCGGCCATCGAGGCCACGCGCGCCGGCGAGCACGGCAAGGGCTTTGGCGTGGTGGCGCGGCAGATGCGCGAGCTGGCGGACCAGTCCGTCCAGGCCACCAACCAGGTGCGCGGGCTCTTGGAGACGATGGCAGCCGCCGCCACGGAGGCGACGGAGATGACGGACCGGGGCACCGCGGGCGTGGAGACCGCGCTGCAGCCCCTGCGCACCAGCGGCGAGCGGCTGCGAGAGCTGGCCGCCTTGTCCCGCGAGTCCTCGTCCGCGGTGCGGCAGATCGCGGAGGCCGTGGCCCAGCAGCACCAGGGCGTGGACCAGCTCTTCGCCGCCGTGCGCGAGCTGGACGAGCTGACGACGGACACCCTGCGCCACCTGGACACCACCCAGCAGGCCGCCACCGCCGTCACCCAGGCCACGGGACAGGTGGCCCAGCTCGCCCAGCGCTACGTCTGA
- a CDS encoding phytoene desaturase family protein has protein sequence MLGTMVRHVIVVGAGPGGLSAAINLAGQGFRVTVVEKDPVPGGRMKGLTLGASGEYALDTGPSILQLPGVLERIFERAGRRLEDYAKLVPLDVNTRVHFWDGTHLDTSRHAARMEAEVSRFGPSQVEALRRWLAEGREKYGVAYEKFICTHAGSLGYYAPWRLAPTLRFKPWQTLYRHLDSFFHDDRLTYALAYPSKYLGLHPTTCSSVFSVIPFLELAFGVWHVEGGFRALARGMMRCAQDLGATFRLGAPVERVRVEAGRAVGVTLVGGEVLDADAVVMNADLPYAATKLVPADAREGSRLTDAALERAKYSCSTFMAYYGLDTRYDALPHHLIYLSEAAKRTDKDALEDRHVDVDDPPFYVCNPGVTDPSGAPSGHSTLYVLVPTPNTARPVDWAKTQATLRERIPDMLAKVGLKGVREHIREERYFTAETWRDDFNVFRGAVFNLSHTWMQLGPLRPRVKSPDVQGLYWVGGGTHPGSGLLTIMESANIAADYLTREAGQGPLPGWPYVPPLEDDAALAEEPRARAAG, from the coding sequence ATGCTGGGGACCATGGTGCGTCACGTCATCGTCGTGGGAGCAGGGCCGGGAGGTCTGTCCGCCGCCATCAACCTGGCGGGGCAGGGCTTCCGCGTCACCGTGGTGGAGAAGGACCCGGTGCCCGGCGGGCGGATGAAGGGCCTGACGCTGGGGGCCTCGGGCGAGTACGCGCTGGACACCGGCCCCTCCATCCTCCAGCTCCCCGGCGTCCTGGAGCGCATCTTCGAGCGGGCGGGCCGGCGGCTGGAGGACTACGCGAAGCTGGTCCCCCTGGACGTCAACACGCGGGTGCACTTCTGGGATGGGACGCACCTGGACACCAGCCGTCACGCGGCGCGCATGGAGGCGGAGGTCTCCCGCTTCGGGCCTTCCCAGGTGGAGGCGCTGCGCCGGTGGCTGGCGGAGGGGCGCGAGAAGTACGGCGTGGCGTACGAGAAGTTCATCTGCACGCACGCGGGGAGCCTCGGGTACTACGCGCCCTGGCGGCTCGCGCCCACGCTGCGCTTCAAGCCCTGGCAGACGCTGTACCGACACCTGGACTCGTTCTTCCACGATGACCGGCTGACGTACGCGCTGGCGTATCCGTCCAAGTACCTGGGCCTGCACCCGACGACGTGCTCGTCGGTGTTCAGCGTGATTCCGTTCCTGGAGCTGGCCTTCGGGGTGTGGCACGTGGAGGGCGGCTTCCGCGCGCTGGCACGAGGGATGATGCGCTGTGCCCAGGACCTGGGCGCCACCTTCCGCCTGGGCGCGCCGGTGGAGCGCGTGCGCGTGGAGGCGGGCCGCGCGGTGGGCGTGACGCTGGTGGGCGGCGAGGTGCTGGACGCGGACGCCGTCGTGATGAACGCGGACCTGCCCTACGCGGCGACGAAGCTCGTCCCCGCCGATGCTCGAGAGGGCTCGCGGCTGACGGACGCCGCGCTCGAGCGGGCGAAGTATTCGTGCAGCACCTTCATGGCGTACTACGGGCTGGACACCCGCTACGACGCGCTGCCGCACCACCTCATCTACCTCTCGGAGGCGGCGAAGCGCACGGACAAGGACGCGCTGGAGGACCGGCACGTCGACGTCGACGACCCGCCCTTCTACGTGTGCAACCCCGGCGTGACGGACCCGTCCGGCGCGCCCTCGGGACACTCCACGCTCTACGTGCTCGTCCCCACGCCGAACACGGCGCGGCCCGTGGACTGGGCGAAGACACAGGCCACGCTGCGCGAGCGCATTCCAGACATGCTCGCGAAGGTGGGGCTGAAGGGCGTGCGCGAGCACATCCGCGAGGAGCGCTACTTCACGGCGGAGACCTGGCGGGATGACTTCAACGTGTTCCGGGGCGCCGTCTTCAATCTCTCACACACGTGGATGCAGCTGGGCCCGCTGCGGCCCCGCGTGAAGAGCCCGGACGTGCAGGGGCTGTACTGGGTGGGCGGCGGCACGCATCCCGGAAGTGGCCTGCTGACCATCATGGAGAGCGCGAACATCGCCGCGGACTACCTCACGCGCGAGGCGGGCCAGGGGCCTCTGCCGGGCTGGCCCTACGTACCGCCGCTGGAGGACGACGCGGCCCTCGCGGAGGAGCCTCGGGCACGCGCGGCGGGGTGA
- a CDS encoding CHASE domain-containing protein, translating to MPNSSTSHPRRNAPALGALLMGLLITAVATAYVQRGVDLRREQRFENAVQDGTAALLQRMDMYQAMLLGTRGVFSGSQKVERPEFRAYVESLEAKQRYPGIQSIGFAQWLRRDSLARHEAQTRAEGLPGYQVRPTGSRPEYAVVVMLEPFNPRNAALLGLDVLAEPAQQPALRRAMESGQPSATGLVWQAPVVGETPEARAGFLVYVPLYSHPEPRTPEARRAQLEGFVFGAFDMRDLVEGLRFQGFQTIIDLDIYDGMEVREAALLYTSSRPRPAAGPRRGALNEQLTVHIDGAPWTLVFTTRPSFLEVTRSTHPATVAGCGLVMSLLLFLVTRAQVNARASAEQASVEQQRLASEAQAAVRVRDEFLSVAAHELRTPLTSLKLQLQLLFRQLHQDGPLDTERLERGVETCERQMTRLTKLVDSLLDVSRLSSGRMELQLEPLELGELVREMARRFEMEAQAAGVRLDVDTPQPVTGRWDRLRLEQVITNLMSNALKYGHGSPVDVRVRGDEHEARLEVQDRGIGIAPEDAGRVFDRFERAVSSRHYGGLGLGLFITRQLVEAHGGSISLESTPGQGTTFIVHLPRAGRSGGV from the coding sequence GTGCCGAATTCCTCGACCTCCCACCCCCGCCGCAATGCCCCCGCGCTCGGCGCCTTGTTGATGGGGCTGCTCATCACCGCCGTGGCCACCGCCTATGTGCAGCGCGGCGTGGACCTGCGCCGGGAGCAGCGCTTCGAGAACGCCGTCCAGGACGGCACCGCGGCCCTGCTCCAGCGCATGGACATGTACCAGGCCATGCTGCTGGGCACGCGAGGGGTGTTCAGCGGCAGCCAGAAGGTGGAGCGGCCGGAGTTCCGCGCGTACGTCGAGAGCCTGGAGGCGAAGCAGCGCTACCCCGGCATCCAGAGCATCGGCTTCGCCCAATGGCTGCGGAGGGACTCCCTGGCGCGGCACGAAGCCCAGACGCGGGCGGAGGGCCTCCCCGGCTACCAGGTGCGACCCACCGGGTCCCGGCCCGAGTACGCCGTCGTCGTCATGCTGGAGCCCTTCAACCCACGCAACGCCGCGCTGCTGGGCTTGGACGTGCTGGCGGAGCCGGCGCAGCAACCCGCGCTGCGACGCGCGATGGAGTCCGGACAGCCGTCGGCCACGGGGCTGGTGTGGCAGGCCCCCGTGGTGGGTGAGACCCCCGAGGCTCGCGCCGGCTTCCTCGTCTATGTCCCGCTCTACTCCCACCCGGAGCCTCGGACCCCCGAGGCCCGCCGCGCCCAGTTGGAGGGCTTCGTCTTCGGCGCCTTCGACATGCGCGACCTCGTGGAGGGCCTGCGCTTCCAAGGCTTCCAGACCATCATCGACCTGGACATCTACGACGGGATGGAGGTGCGGGAGGCGGCGCTGCTCTACACCTCGTCGCGTCCTCGCCCGGCCGCGGGTCCCCGACGCGGCGCCCTGAACGAGCAGCTCACCGTCCACATCGATGGAGCGCCGTGGACGCTGGTGTTCACCACGCGCCCGTCCTTCCTGGAGGTGACGCGCTCCACCCATCCGGCCACCGTGGCGGGATGCGGGCTGGTGATGTCGCTGCTCCTGTTCCTCGTCACCCGCGCGCAGGTGAACGCCCGCGCCTCCGCGGAGCAGGCCAGCGTGGAGCAGCAGCGGCTGGCGAGCGAGGCCCAGGCGGCGGTGCGGGTGCGCGACGAGTTCCTCAGCGTGGCCGCGCACGAGCTGCGCACGCCCCTCACCTCGCTGAAGCTCCAGCTCCAGTTGCTGTTCCGTCAGCTGCACCAGGACGGGCCGCTGGACACGGAGCGCCTGGAGCGCGGCGTGGAGACGTGCGAGCGGCAGATGACGCGGCTGACCAAGCTGGTGGACAGCCTGCTGGACGTCTCACGCCTCTCCAGCGGGAGGATGGAGCTCCAGTTGGAGCCGCTGGAGTTGGGGGAGCTCGTGCGGGAGATGGCGCGGCGCTTCGAGATGGAGGCGCAGGCGGCGGGGGTGCGGCTGGACGTGGACACGCCCCAGCCCGTCACGGGCCGGTGGGACCGGCTCCGGCTGGAGCAGGTCATCACCAACCTGATGTCCAACGCGCTGAAGTATGGGCACGGCTCCCCGGTGGACGTGCGCGTCCGCGGCGACGAACACGAAGCCCGGCTGGAGGTCCAGGACCGGGGCATCGGCATCGCACCCGAGGACGCGGGGCGCGTCTTCGACCGCTTCGAGCGCGCCGTGTCCAGCCGCCACTACGGCGGATTGGGGCTGGGGCTGTTCATCACGCGCCAGCTCGTCGAGGCGCACGGCGGCAGCATCTCCCTGGAGAGCACACCGGGGCAGGGGACCACCTTCATCGTCCACCTGCCCCGAGCCGGGCGGAGCGGCGGGGTGTGA
- a CDS encoding Kelch repeat-containing protein, with protein MKAVLCFAGVLGLVMGLPLFACLDVDDATQGFCRENALAEGCTGWGEGRPMGTPRASHTATLLDDGRVMVVGGLTGFSTRTPKVEIYDPTTNRWRDLSALQTARSDHTATLLPGDQVLVVGGRGPAGEPLDSAELYNPVTNKWTDAGTLVSGARASHAALELPSTEEVLVAGGGNNPTGGLKSADIYSCRDGSWRRVAELNVPRNALSLTLVNGKAVAIGGFNEAGALGSMEAYDPNLSGAGWAMLPASLGVKRNGHVATLLGEGRVLVTGSVEGAVSSGVELLDMHGLSSVTAMESMKEARFGHTATELFSGQVLVTGGWKDSKEEAPRASAELYTPGGSWTLIPPMKTARAFHTATLLDSGLVLIVGGIAPKGVGIVPTTELYNPPYE; from the coding sequence ATGAAAGCGGTGCTTTGCTTCGCGGGAGTTCTGGGGCTCGTGATGGGCCTTCCCCTCTTCGCGTGTCTCGATGTCGATGATGCCACCCAGGGGTTCTGCCGCGAGAACGCCCTCGCGGAGGGCTGCACGGGCTGGGGAGAGGGGCGCCCGATGGGGACCCCGCGTGCCTCCCATACCGCGACGCTGCTCGATGACGGCAGAGTGATGGTCGTGGGAGGACTGACGGGGTTCTCGACCAGGACCCCGAAGGTGGAAATCTACGACCCCACGACGAATCGCTGGAGGGATTTGTCGGCGCTGCAGACCGCTCGTTCAGACCACACCGCCACGCTCTTGCCGGGCGATCAGGTGCTGGTCGTGGGCGGACGGGGCCCCGCTGGCGAGCCGCTGGACTCCGCGGAGCTCTACAACCCGGTCACCAACAAGTGGACAGATGCGGGGACGCTGGTCTCTGGAGCGCGGGCTTCCCATGCCGCGCTCGAGCTGCCCTCGACCGAAGAAGTCCTGGTGGCGGGTGGGGGAAACAATCCGACAGGTGGGCTGAAGAGCGCGGATATCTACTCGTGCCGCGACGGCTCCTGGAGGCGCGTGGCGGAGCTCAATGTCCCCCGCAACGCGCTCTCATTGACCCTGGTGAATGGGAAGGCGGTGGCCATTGGCGGCTTCAACGAAGCCGGCGCACTGGGCTCCATGGAGGCCTACGACCCGAACCTGTCCGGCGCGGGCTGGGCGATGCTGCCGGCTTCTCTTGGGGTGAAGCGCAATGGCCATGTGGCGACCCTGTTGGGCGAGGGGCGGGTGCTCGTCACGGGGTCCGTCGAAGGCGCCGTCAGCTCGGGGGTGGAGCTCCTCGACATGCACGGACTCTCTTCCGTGACGGCCATGGAGAGCATGAAGGAGGCGCGCTTCGGTCACACGGCCACGGAGCTGTTCTCCGGACAGGTGCTCGTCACCGGTGGGTGGAAGGATTCCAAGGAGGAGGCGCCACGAGCCTCCGCGGAGCTCTACACGCCCGGGGGCAGTTGGACCCTCATCCCCCCGATGAAGACGGCGCGCGCCTTCCATACGGCCACGCTCCTGGATTCGGGCCTGGTGCTCATTGTCGGAGGCATCGCGCCCAAGGGTGTGGGCATCGTGCCGACCACGGAGCTGTACAATCCTCCCTACGAGTGA
- a CDS encoding class I SAM-dependent methyltransferase, producing the protein MSSTASPLAAPEPWDLVAPEYVRELLPMFETFARDALSRTGVAAGQRVVDVAAGPGTLSLLAARQGVHVTAVDFSPQMMAFLRERAAAAGLSIDARIGDGMALELPERTFDAAYSLFGLMFFPDRPRGFRELYRVLRPGGRAVVSSWQPMQSSPSINAFFQSLAEIMGGGGGPRDGKMPLSDPETCEQEMSDAGFTQVAVHQVSASVTYPSAEEMVEAMARSSAPIALMAKGMGDQWPPLQQALREKVRALLGDGPQSVLFQAYLTTGVRPASTP; encoded by the coding sequence ATGTCGTCGACCGCCTCGCCTCTCGCCGCGCCCGAACCCTGGGACCTCGTCGCTCCCGAGTACGTTCGTGAGCTGCTCCCCATGTTCGAGACCTTCGCGCGGGATGCGCTGTCACGCACGGGCGTCGCGGCCGGACAGCGCGTGGTGGACGTGGCGGCGGGACCGGGCACCCTCTCCCTGCTCGCGGCGCGTCAAGGCGTCCACGTGACGGCGGTGGACTTCTCGCCCCAGATGATGGCCTTCCTGCGTGAGCGCGCGGCAGCGGCGGGTCTGAGCATCGACGCGCGCATCGGCGACGGCATGGCGCTGGAGCTGCCTGAGCGGACGTTCGATGCGGCCTACTCCCTCTTCGGCCTGATGTTCTTCCCCGACCGACCGCGCGGCTTCCGCGAGCTGTATCGCGTGCTGCGCCCGGGGGGCCGCGCCGTCGTGTCCAGCTGGCAGCCCATGCAGAGCTCCCCGAGCATCAACGCCTTCTTCCAGAGCCTGGCGGAAATCATGGGCGGCGGCGGTGGACCGCGCGATGGGAAGATGCCTCTGTCGGACCCGGAGACGTGTGAGCAGGAGATGTCCGACGCGGGCTTCACCCAGGTCGCCGTGCACCAGGTCAGTGCCTCCGTCACGTACCCCTCCGCCGAGGAGATGGTGGAGGCCATGGCGCGCTCGAGCGCCCCCATCGCCCTGATGGCGAAGGGCATGGGCGACCAGTGGCCTCCCCTCCAGCAGGCCCTGCGCGAGAAGGTCCGCGCCCTCCTGGGCGACGGTCCCCAGAGCGTCCTCTTCCAGGCGTACCTCACCACCGGCGTCCGTCCGGCGAGCACGCCCTGA
- a CDS encoding VOC family protein yields the protein MSRFQRITPFFWFPDPAQTEAAVALYTSVFPHSRITATTRYLETHAPVSPQPAGALMTLAFELDGQAFVALNGGPHFKFTEALSLVVNCESQAEVDHYWTRLSEGGDERAQQCGWLKDRFGVSWQVVPTELIQLLGGSDGAKARRVTEAMLKMKKLDLDALRRAAG from the coding sequence ATGTCCCGCTTCCAACGCATCACGCCGTTCTTCTGGTTCCCGGACCCGGCGCAGACAGAGGCCGCCGTCGCGCTCTACACATCGGTCTTCCCCCACTCACGCATCACCGCGACGACGCGCTACCTGGAGACCCACGCGCCGGTGAGCCCGCAGCCCGCGGGGGCACTCATGACCCTGGCGTTCGAGCTGGATGGCCAGGCGTTCGTGGCGCTCAACGGCGGGCCCCACTTCAAGTTCACGGAGGCGCTGTCGCTCGTCGTGAACTGCGAATCGCAGGCGGAGGTGGACCACTACTGGACGCGACTGTCCGAGGGAGGCGACGAGCGGGCCCAGCAATGTGGCTGGCTCAAGGATCGCTTCGGTGTGTCGTGGCAGGTGGTGCCCACGGAGCTGATTCAGCTGCTCGGCGGCTCGGATGGCGCGAAGGCGCGCCGCGTAACGGAGGCGATGTTGAAGATGAAGAAGCTGGACCTCGACGCACTTCGTCGAGCCGCTGGGTGA
- a CDS encoding SDR family NAD(P)-dependent oxidoreductase: MDSMNDSQVVLVTGASSGLGLAIATLLSTQGYRVFGTSRDPSRAPAMPFPLITLDVREDASVASCLAEVTRVAGGVDVLVNNAGCAIVGAVEETSVAEAQAQMETNCFGALRMMRAVLPRMRRLRQGRIVSISSLAGVAPPPFLGAYAASKHALEALSESLAHEVRPHGVRVSLIELDGMRTGIPFARPRVLEPAYTAPSSRMLARLGHITGAGGGDPMDVARCVLEVLRSPAPLMRYVVGPEAAKVVAARRQLSEEDYIRHMVGGLGLWEPLPT; this comes from the coding sequence ATGGATTCGATGAATGATTCCCAGGTCGTCCTCGTCACGGGGGCGTCCTCGGGGCTGGGCCTTGCCATCGCGACGCTGCTCTCCACCCAGGGCTACCGCGTGTTCGGCACCAGCCGGGACCCGTCTCGCGCGCCAGCCATGCCATTCCCGCTCATCACCCTGGACGTCCGGGAGGACGCGTCCGTGGCGTCCTGTCTCGCGGAGGTGACGCGTGTGGCGGGAGGCGTCGACGTGCTCGTCAACAACGCGGGCTGCGCCATCGTGGGGGCCGTCGAGGAGACCTCCGTCGCCGAGGCTCAGGCCCAGATGGAGACCAACTGCTTCGGAGCCCTGCGGATGATGCGTGCCGTGCTGCCTCGGATGCGGCGGCTGCGCCAGGGGCGCATCGTTTCCATCAGCTCGTTGGCGGGCGTGGCGCCACCGCCCTTCCTGGGGGCCTATGCCGCGAGCAAGCACGCGCTCGAGGCGCTGTCGGAGTCGCTGGCCCACGAGGTCCGTCCCCACGGCGTGAGGGTGTCGCTGATAGAGCTCGACGGGATGCGCACGGGCATCCCCTTCGCGCGGCCCCGGGTGCTCGAGCCGGCCTACACGGCGCCGAGCTCGCGCATGCTCGCGAGGCTGGGGCACATCACCGGAGCGGGGGGCGGTGACCCGATGGACGTCGCGCGCTGCGTCCTGGAGGTGCTGCGGAGCCCCGCGCCGTTGATGCGCTACGTCGTCGGGCCCGAGGCCGCCAAGGTCGTGGCCGCGCGCCGACAGCTCTCCGAGGAGGACTACATCCGCCACATGGTGGGCGGCCTGGGACTCTGGGAGCCGCTGCCGACTTGA
- a CDS encoding TetR/AcrR family transcriptional regulator translates to MPRPKTRPRKTPRQERSRAMVETLLDATIRVLLARGYDGMTTIAVAERAGVSVGSLYQYFPNKESLVATLAERHTAELLACVDEAFSRADPSDPESGIRALVRAGVDAHRIAPALHKVLLEQVPRIGRMAKVMETSREIVARLERFLLSHRERLIVPDAKVAAFVVETIVESLTHRLVIEQPDYIDAARLEEETTRLAMGYLFGPRVRPRARQ, encoded by the coding sequence ATGCCCCGGCCCAAGACCCGTCCTCGGAAGACCCCTCGGCAAGAGCGCTCGCGGGCCATGGTGGAGACGCTGCTGGATGCGACGATTCGCGTTCTGCTGGCGCGGGGCTACGACGGGATGACCACCATCGCGGTCGCCGAGCGCGCGGGCGTCAGCGTCGGCTCGCTCTACCAATACTTCCCCAACAAGGAGTCCCTGGTCGCGACGCTCGCCGAGCGCCACACCGCGGAGCTCCTCGCGTGTGTCGACGAAGCGTTCTCCCGCGCGGACCCCTCCGACCCGGAGTCCGGCATCCGCGCCCTGGTGCGCGCGGGCGTCGACGCACACCGCATCGCGCCCGCGCTGCACAAGGTCCTCCTGGAGCAGGTGCCTCGCATCGGCCGGATGGCGAAGGTGATGGAGACCAGCCGGGAGATTGTCGCGCGGCTCGAGCGCTTCCTGCTCTCCCACCGGGAGCGGCTCATCGTCCCCGACGCGAAGGTGGCCGCCTTCGTCGTCGAGACCATCGTCGAATCCCTCACACATCGGCTCGTCATCGAACAGCCGGACTACATCGACGCCGCGCGACTGGAGGAGGAGACCACGCGTCTGGCCATGGGCTATCTGTTCGGCCCGCGCGTCCGCCCCCGCGCGCGTCAATGA
- a CDS encoding chemotaxis protein CheW, which produces MGPAPREVLLFTLEGQRYGLPTEDVWELHRAARLTPLPRAPDVIEGLLNLHGRLLPVLDLRRRFRHPPRPLSPSDHFIVAQAGPRRIALRVDRAEGLRVLAPGEWDTSPRELPGVGYVSGVAKLEDGLVLVHDLRGFLSEAEALELDSALTASSEQP; this is translated from the coding sequence ATGGGGCCCGCTCCACGAGAGGTGCTGCTCTTCACCCTGGAAGGCCAGCGCTACGGCCTCCCCACGGAGGACGTGTGGGAGCTGCATCGCGCCGCGCGCCTGACGCCGCTGCCGCGCGCGCCCGACGTCATCGAAGGACTGCTCAACCTGCACGGTCGCCTTCTGCCCGTGCTGGACCTGCGCCGCCGCTTCCGCCACCCGCCCCGGCCGCTGTCCCCCTCCGACCACTTCATCGTCGCCCAGGCGGGGCCTCGGCGGATTGCCCTGCGCGTGGACCGCGCCGAGGGCCTGCGAGTGCTCGCCCCGGGAGAGTGGGACACCTCCCCGCGTGAGCTGCCCGGCGTGGGCTACGTGTCCGGCGTCGCCAAGCTGGAGGACGGGCTGGTGCTGGTCCACGACCTGCGCGGCTTCCTCTCCGAGGCCGAGGCGCTGGAGCTGGACTCGGCGCTCACCGCCTCCTCGGAGCAGCCGTGA